The Polynucleobacter sp. MWH-CaK5 region GGAAAAGGTTCAAGAAAGTCTTGAGTTTGGTGAGGTGCGCACGGTTCAGGTAGCCAATATCGACAGTCGAAATATGACTGAAGAGCTTTTAATCAAGCTTGGTTGGGCTGTTAAGGCGGGGCTGGAGAACGATGAGGTTTCAGGGATTGTGATCACCCATGGCACTGATACCATGGAAGAAACAGGTGTTTTTCTACATGCCACCCTGGGTAAGCTGGCCAGTCACTATAAAAAAGCAGTGGTTTTGACTGGCGCCATGCTGCCAGCCAATGCTGACCACTCCGATGGGCAAACCAACTTAAAGTCAGCCTTGTACCTGGCCAAAGAGGCTCGTGGCCTCCAACAGTTCGGAATTCTGGCCGTGATGGCAGGAAAACCTTGCTTGGCAAGAGATTTGTCTAAGCAGCATACGCATGCCCTGGATGCCCTGGTGGTCAATGCCCGTGAGTTAGATGGCCCGATTCATAAAAGGCAGGCAGACCTTCAGTTACCTGCCCAAGCATCATGGCCCTGGGTGGAGATTGTGACCAGTCATGCCGGCGCCTCAGGCAAGTTGGTTGATTTGTTGGTTGCTCAAGGTGTGCAAGGCATTGTGGTGGCAGGAACAGGGCAAGGCAGCGTAAATAAAGTCTTAGCTGATCAGCTGATTCAGGCAGCTTTGAACGGTGTAGCGGTCATTAGATCCTCAAGGGTAGGTGCAGGAGCTGTATTTTCTGAGATTCCAGAGCCTGATACGGCTTGGAACTGGCTGTCTTCCAGGGATTTGAACCCTGCCAAGTCCAGAATTGCCCTCCAGTTGGCACTTTTGGAGGCAAATTCCCGTAAAACTGACGATTGGCAGAGTATTTTTGCTACAATCTAAGGCTGTAGTTTTTTTACCTTGTCACACTGGTCAATTACCTAAACAGAGGTAGTTGAGACGCCCAGGTGACTTTTATCCATAAGGAGTAATTAATGCGTCATTACGAAATCGTTTTTATCGTCCATCCGGACCAAAGCGAGCAAGTACCTGCCATGGTTGAAAAGTACACAAGTACTATTACAACTCAAGGTGGCAAAGTTCACCGCGTTGAAGACTGGGGTCGTCGTCAGATGGCTTACATGATCGACAAACTTGCTAAAGCTCACTACGTTTGCATGAACATCGAGTGCGGTCAAACGACTCTTGATGAACTTGAGCACGGCTTTAAGTTCAACGATGCTGTATTGCGTCACTTGGTTATCAAGACAAAGAAAGCTGAAACAGAGCCTTCAATCATGATGAAGCAAGTTGAACGTGAAGAAGCTCGTAAAGCTCTTCAAGCAACGGAGGCGCCTGCTGCCTAATAGGCACTGAGCGGGTTTGGGTTGAATCATTTCATCCTAACAGCCGCCCTTGTCGCTCGGGAAGCTCTTAGATATACCCCTGCTGGAGTCCCTGTGATTGAATGCCTACTAGAACATAGTGGCGAAGTTCAAGAAGCAGGACATGCAAGGTTAATCAAAATGAGTCTTGAAGCGATGGCCATCGGAACAGTGCATCAAAAACTGGATCAGATGGAGTTGGGGAGGTTGGCTAGATTTGAGGGATTCTTAACTCATAAAAGCCTGCGCAGTCAGCGACTCGTCTTTCATATCACGCATATTGAATTGTAAAAAGGAAACATCATGGCATTTGTAAAAAAAGGTGATGACCGCAAGAACAAGCGTCCAGCACAAAACCCATTATTTAAACGTAAGCGTTTTTGCCGCTTCACAGCTGCAAACGTTGACCAAATTGATTACAAAGATGTAGACACACTACGTGACTTCATCGGCGAAAACGGCAAGATCACTCCTGCTCGTTTGACTGGTACAAAAGCTTTGTATCAACGCCAATTAGAGACAGCTATCAAGCGCGCTCGTTTTTTAGCCTTGATGCCTTTCACTGACCAACATAAGAAATAATCAGGAGTCACTATGCAAATTATTCTCCTAGAAAAAGTAGCTAACCTCGGTAACTTGGGCGACGTTGTTCGCGTTAAAGACGGTTTCGCACGTAACTTTTTGATCCCACAACGCATGGCTCGCCGTGCTACAGCTGCAGCGATTGCTGAGTTTGAATCTAAGCGCGCTGAATTAGAGAAGCTAGCTGCTGAGAAATTGGCTGCTGCTCAAGCTGTTGGCGCTAAGTTGGGTGGTCTTGTTCTTGAAATCAGACAAAAAGCTGGCGTTGATGGCCGTTTGTTTGGTTCAGTAACAAACCATGACGTTGCTGACGCTTTGAAAGCCAAAGGTTTCACGATTGAGAAAGCTTCAGTTCGTATGCCTACAGGTCCATTGAAGATTGTTGGTGACCATCCGTTATCAGTTGCTGTTCACACAGACGTAGTTGTTGAAATTACTGTCCAAGTGATTGGCGAGCAAGCTTAATTCATCTTTAATTGTTTGATATCTCTCTGATATCATCAGTTCATGGTTGATTTAGCTGTACAAGCTTTAAAAGTACCTCCGCATTCCGTCGAGGCCGAGCAATCGGTACTCGGCGGTTTGCTTTTGGACAACTCCGCCTGGGATCGGGTGGGGGATATCCTCACGGAAAAAGATTTCTACCGTCCTGATCATGGTTTGATTTATCGCGTCATTGGCAAGTTGGCCAGTGAAGGCATGCCAGCAGACGTGATCACGGTCGCAGAGGCCATGAAAACCCAAGGTGGTGGTGAGTCGATTGGTATTGATTACCTCAATGCCTTGGCTCAATCAACGCCCAGTGCCTCAAATATTCGTGGTTACGCTGAAATTGTGCGTGACCGCAGCGTTCTACGTCGCTTAATTCAAACTTCAGACCAAATCGCTGGCACTGCATTCACTCCCGAAGGTCGTTCAGTTAGAACCATCTTGGATGAGGCTGAATCCAGAATCTTGGCGATTGGCGAAGAGGGTAACCGCGGCAAAACAGATTATTTTGAAATTGCCCCATTGTTGACTGAAGTGGTGAGCCGCATTGATGAACTCTATCACCGTCAAGGTTCAACCGATGTGACAGGTGTGGCAACGAGCTTTGTGGATTTAGATCGTCAAACCAGTGGCCTACAAAAGGGTGACTTGATCATTGTGGCCGGTCGTCCATCGATGGGTAAAACCAGTTTCGCGGTCAATATTGCTGAGAACGTTGCCCTCAAAGAAGGTTTGCCTGTATTGATTTTCTCTATGGAGATGGGCGCCTCACAGTTAGCCTCCCGTATTTTGGGTTCTGTTGGTCGTATTGACCAATCACGCATGAGAACTGGTAAGTTGTCTGAAGATGAGTGGCCAAAGATCACTGAAGCCATTTCTCGTTTGAATGAAGCCAGCATAATGATTGATGAGACTGGTGCATTGAGCAGTCTTGAGCTTCGCGCCCGAGCCAGACGTATTGCCCGCAAATGCGGCACACTCGGTTTGATCGTGGTGGATTACCTTCAATTGATGAGTGGTAACAGTGGTGGCGGTAGTTCTGAAAACCGCGCGACTGAAATTTCAGAAATCTCCAGATCTCTAAAATCATTGGCCAAAGAGTTGCAGTGCCCAGTGATTGCTTTATCTCAGTTAAACCGTGGTCTAGAACAGCGTCCAAACAAACGCCCAATCATGTCTGATTTGCGTGAATCTGGTGCTATTGAGCAAGATGCCGACGTTATTTTGTTTATTTATCGTGATGAGGTTTATCACGCAGATACAACAACGGATAAGGGCATTGCTGAAATCATTTGCGCCAAGCAGCGTAATGGTCCGATTGGCACCGTGAAGCTCAGCTGGCAGGGTCAATTCACTAAGTTTGATAACTTGGCATTGGGTCAAGGCCAGTCATCTGGCGGATACGAACCCTTCTAACTCTTTTTCTGGTTCACCGAATCAAATAGACTAAAATGATGACACTTTTGTGTCATGTCATATAAGGATGTTTATGCTCGGTCGATTCATGCCTAAAGAAGAGAATTTCTTCGAGTTATTCAACGAACATATTGCGCTTTGCGTTCAGGGGTCTAAAGACCTTTATAAGCTCATCAATGACTTACCAAATGCCCCAGAGCACGCTCGTGCGATTCAGGCATCTGAGAAAAAAGCGGACAAAATTACCCACGAAACCATTGATTTGCTTCATAAGACCTTCATTACTCCATTGGATCGCGATGAAATCCATAAGTTGATTACCACGATGGATGATATTTTGGACTTGATGGAAGATGTGGCTGAAGTTATTCAGCTATACGATGTAACTCAAGTTACTCCAGAGGCTGTTGAATTAGCCCGAATTTGTGAAGCCTGTTGCGAAAGAGTTAATGCTGCAGTAACCAAGCTGCATGACATGAAAAACGCCAAGGATATTTTGCGAATTTCGACTGAAATTGACATGCTTGAGTCTGATGCTGACCGGGTGATGCGTTCTGCGTTATCTAAATTATTCCGCGAGGAAAATGATTTCAAACGCTTGATGAAGTTAAAAGCGGTTTATGAGTTACTTGAAACCATCACTGATAAATGTGAGGATGTGGCGAACATCCTTGAAGGCATTGTTCTGGAAAACGCGTAATGACTCCAGTGGAAATGAGTATTTGGGTTGTAGCCTTATTAGTGGGCTTGGCCTTGCTATTCGATTTTATGAATGGCTTCCATGATGCTGCTAATTCAATTGCCACAGTTGTATCGACTGGGGTTTTAAAGCCACAGCATGCAGTTGCTATGGCCGCATTTTTTAACTTCATTGCTATCTTGGTGTTTCAGCTAAAGGTTGCTGCCACGGTAGGCAAGGGCACGATTGATCCATCGATTGTTGACCACTATGTGATCTTTGGGGCTTTAGTTGGAGCAATTGCCTGGAACATCATCACTTGGTGGGGCGGTATTCCTTCAAGCTCATCTCACGCTTTGATTGGTGGCTTGGTCGGTGCGGCATTAGCAAAGTCTGGTCCAACAGCATTAATCACTGCTGGCGTGCTTAAAACCGTTGCATTTATCTTAGTTTCTCCTTTGATGGGTTTTATATTGGGATCCTTGTTGATGCTCCTGTTCTCCTGGCTCTGCTTCAGAATGTCACCAGCCCACGTTGATCGCTGGTTCAGGAGATTACAGTTGGTCTCTGCATCAATGTACAGCTTGGGTCATGGCGGTAATGATGCTCAAAAAACCATCGGTATTATTTGGTTACTGTTGTTAACTGGTGGGTACATGTCAACAACTGATTCATCACCTCCAACTTGGGTGATTGTTTCTTGTTATGTAGCGATTGGTTTAGGTACTTTGTTTGGTGGCTGGCGCATTGTTAAAACCATGGGTCAAAAAATCACCAAGTTAAAACCATTTGGGGGATTCTGTGCTGAAACTGGTGGCGCTATGACCTTGTTCATGGCCGGTGCCTTAGGTATTCCAGTATCAACCACGCACACCATCACTGGCGCAATTGTTGGTGTTGGTTCTGCCCGCCGTATGTCATCTGTTCGTTGGGGATTGGCTGGCAGCATTGTTTGGGCTTGGGTTTTGACAATTCCAGCATCAGGCTTGATGGCTGCTGCGGCATGGTGGATTGGTAAGCAAATTCTCTAAGATATAACGCGAAAAAATGCCCCAATAAAAAAGCCTGATTGATGATCAGGCTTTTTTAATTAATGAGATCAATTACTTCTGCACAACGCGCCTGGCCTCGGTATATCTGTTGGACCAGTAAGGCGATGTGATTTTCTCTAAGCGCACAGTGCCACCTTTGGATGGGGCATGCACAAAGCGTCCTTTGCCGACGTAAATGCCAACATGCGAGTGCGGACCACCTTGGGTATTAAAAAATACCAAATCGCCTGGGGCAGGGGTTTGGTTGCCCAATGATTGACCAACTTTGCCAATTTCATCGGTTGTTCGCGGCATTTGTTTGTTGGCGGCATTCTTATAAACATAAGCAATTAAGCCGCTGCAATCAAAACCACTTTTAGGGGTGTTGCCACCGTAACGATAAGGAACACCAACCAAACCAATCGCCGCAATCGAAATATCTTCAAGGCCAGCGCTGACTTCTTTATCAAAATCAGGCAGTGATGAAAATCTCGGCAAGCTTGCGCACGCAGTCAAAATGCTGCAGCTGCCAAATATCAATAAGCTTCTTTTGCTTTGTTCAAAGCACAATGAAAAAGAAGGCGAGAACTTCCTCGCCTTCTTAAGCCATGATTGATTAAAGAGCGTCTGCTGCATGATCCGCAAGACGTGAACGCTCTCCGCGTGCCAAGGTCACATGACCGCTGTGACGCCAACCTTTGAAACGATCCACCACATAAGTTAAGCCTGATGAACCTTCTGTGAGGTAAGGTGTATCAATCTGAGCGATGTTACCCAAGCAAACGATCTTGGTTCCTGGGCCAGCACGAGTTACCAAGGTCTTCATTTGTTTAGGCGTTAAGTTTTGCGCTTCATCAATGATCAAAAACTTACTCACAAATGTGCGACCACGCATAAAGTTCATGCTCTTCACTTTGATTCTGGAGCGGATCAATTCTTGGGTTGCTGCTCGACCCCATTCGCCAGCGCCATCTTCATTGCGATGAAGCACTTCCAAGTTGTCATCAAATGCACCCATCCATGGCTGCATCTTTTCTTCCTCAGTACCTGGTAAGAATCCAATGTCTTCGCCAACTGGTACTGTGGCTCGGGTGATGATGATTTCGTTGTAGCGCTTGCTATCCAAGACTTGCTCAAGGGCTGCAGCCAGGGCCAATAGAGTCTTACCAGTACCAGCTTGACCCAATAAAGTAACAAAATCAATATCAGGGTTCATGAGCAAGTTCATCGCAAAATTCTGTTCGCGATTACGTGCGGTGATGCTCCAAACATTGTTCTTTTGGTGAGAGAAATCACGCAAGGTTTGAAGGAGTGCAGTTCTTCCTTGTACTTCTCTGACTTGGGCATAAAAGGGAGTGCCGCCATCAGAGTTTTCTTGATAGACAAACTGATTGACCATCATGTGAGCAACGGTTGGGCCAGTGACTCGATAGAACATTGTTCCTGACTTGGCATCACTCCAGCTCTCCATATCTTTGCCATGCTTTGGCCAAAAATCTACAGGCAACTGAAGTATTCCTGCGTACATCAAGTCACGGTCTTCAAGCACTTGGTCGTTGAAGTAATCTTCTGCAGGCAAGCCCAAAGCGCGGGCTTTGATACGCATATTGATATCTTTTGATACCAACACCACTTGTCGATCTTTACGGCTTTGCTGAAGCTCTCGCACAACGCCTAGGATCATGTTGTCTGCTTTACCGGTTGGTAGACCATCGGGCAGGGTGATACTGTTAAGTTGAGTCTGGAAGTACAGGCTACCTGTGGCATCTTTATTGCCTAATTTATTTAGAGGAATACCTTCCTCTAGAACACCACTGGTGTTAGCTACTAATTGATCAAGTGAGCGACTCACGGTTCGGGCATTGCGAGCAACTTCACTCATACCCTTTTTGTGGTTATCCAACTCTTCAAGCGTCATCATTGGCAGATAAACATCGTGCTCTTCGAAGCGGAACAGGGCTGAAGGGTCATGCATCAACACGTTTGTATCAAGAACAAACAGGCGGATGATGCCATCATCAGGTATTTTTCTAAGGCGTGTTGCGCTCTTGGCTGTTGGAGCAGATGATTTCTTGTTAGATTTACTTGGAGCGCGCATTTTTTCAATGGCAATGTCTGCCAATGATTGCGAGTCATCCGCTTCTAGGTCTAGGCTGACTGAGCTTTCTACTAATTCTGTTACTTCATCTACTTCTTCAATTTCAATTCTTTTTGGACGTTTCTTTAACTCTGCTTTTGGTTGACGGCTGATGTTTACTTTATCTGCTGCTTGAGTGGGGATTGGTGGCAGAGGCATTCCGGAGGTCTCCTAAAAAAGAAAAAACCGCCTACCTGGTGGTTGGGCGGTTGATAAGGTAAATGTAGTTTTGTGCATCTAAGTGATAACTTATCCTAGTTTTTGTGACATTGCAATCATAAATCGATGGCAGCCTTTAAAACATCTTGAACGTGTCCAGGAATCTTGAGTCCACGCCATTCGTGACGCAAAACACCTTCTTCATCAATTAGGAATGTGCTGCGCTCGATGCCGCGAACTTGCTTGCCGTACATGTTCTTCATTTTCATGACGCCAAACATTTGGCAAAGAGTTTCTTCGGTGTCTGCCAGTAACTCAAAAGGTAGTTCAATCTTTCTTTTGAAGTTCTCGTGTGACTTGAGGTTATCTCTAGAGATGCCGACAATCAAGGTGTTGGCTTTTGTGAAATCATCAATCGCATCTCTGAACTCCATTGATTCAACGGTACAACCAGGGGTTGAATCTTTTGGATAGAAATACATGACCACTTTGCGACCCTGACAAGCGGTTGGAGTGAAAACCAGACCGCTGGTTGCTGGAATCTCAAAGTAGGGGATTGGTTTACCAAGTGCTACGCTCATTCAGTCTCCAGATTTTTTATTTATGCTGCTTTTAAGCATATTTATATCAGACTTATGTAAAAAGTCGATTTTTTTAATCACTTTTCAATCAGTAAAGCAGCCACAACTTTGCGACCCTCAGCCATGAGGACGTTATATGTACGGCAAGCAGCCTGCAAA contains the following coding sequences:
- a CDS encoding asparaginase; translation: MSTQYLLLLGTGGTIAGLAMDAQKPLNYVAGQLPVEGLLEKVQESLEFGEVRTVQVANIDSRNMTEELLIKLGWAVKAGLENDEVSGIVITHGTDTMEETGVFLHATLGKLASHYKKAVVLTGAMLPANADHSDGQTNLKSALYLAKEARGLQQFGILAVMAGKPCLARDLSKQHTHALDALVVNARELDGPIHKRQADLQLPAQASWPWVEIVTSHAGASGKLVDLLVAQGVQGIVVAGTGQGSVNKVLADQLIQAALNGVAVIRSSRVGAGAVFSEIPEPDTAWNWLSSRDLNPAKSRIALQLALLEANSRKTDDWQSIFATI
- the rpsF gene encoding 30S ribosomal protein S6, translated to MRHYEIVFIVHPDQSEQVPAMVEKYTSTITTQGGKVHRVEDWGRRQMAYMIDKLAKAHYVCMNIECGQTTLDELEHGFKFNDAVLRHLVIKTKKAETEPSIMMKQVEREEARKALQATEAPAA
- the priB gene encoding primosomal replication protein N; translation: MNHFILTAALVAREALRYTPAGVPVIECLLEHSGEVQEAGHARLIKMSLEAMAIGTVHQKLDQMELGRLARFEGFLTHKSLRSQRLVFHITHIEL
- the rpsR gene encoding 30S ribosomal protein S18 is translated as MAFVKKGDDRKNKRPAQNPLFKRKRFCRFTAANVDQIDYKDVDTLRDFIGENGKITPARLTGTKALYQRQLETAIKRARFLALMPFTDQHKK
- the rplI gene encoding 50S ribosomal protein L9, with translation MQIILLEKVANLGNLGDVVRVKDGFARNFLIPQRMARRATAAAIAEFESKRAELEKLAAEKLAAAQAVGAKLGGLVLEIRQKAGVDGRLFGSVTNHDVADALKAKGFTIEKASVRMPTGPLKIVGDHPLSVAVHTDVVVEITVQVIGEQA
- the dnaB gene encoding replicative DNA helicase, with product MVDLAVQALKVPPHSVEAEQSVLGGLLLDNSAWDRVGDILTEKDFYRPDHGLIYRVIGKLASEGMPADVITVAEAMKTQGGGESIGIDYLNALAQSTPSASNIRGYAEIVRDRSVLRRLIQTSDQIAGTAFTPEGRSVRTILDEAESRILAIGEEGNRGKTDYFEIAPLLTEVVSRIDELYHRQGSTDVTGVATSFVDLDRQTSGLQKGDLIIVAGRPSMGKTSFAVNIAENVALKEGLPVLIFSMEMGASQLASRILGSVGRIDQSRMRTGKLSEDEWPKITEAISRLNEASIMIDETGALSSLELRARARRIARKCGTLGLIVVDYLQLMSGNSGGGSSENRATEISEISRSLKSLAKELQCPVIALSQLNRGLEQRPNKRPIMSDLRESGAIEQDADVILFIYRDEVYHADTTTDKGIAEIICAKQRNGPIGTVKLSWQGQFTKFDNLALGQGQSSGGYEPF
- a CDS encoding DUF47 domain-containing protein; its protein translation is MLGRFMPKEENFFELFNEHIALCVQGSKDLYKLINDLPNAPEHARAIQASEKKADKITHETIDLLHKTFITPLDRDEIHKLITTMDDILDLMEDVAEVIQLYDVTQVTPEAVELARICEACCERVNAAVTKLHDMKNAKDILRISTEIDMLESDADRVMRSALSKLFREENDFKRLMKLKAVYELLETITDKCEDVANILEGIVLENA
- a CDS encoding inorganic phosphate transporter produces the protein MTPVEMSIWVVALLVGLALLFDFMNGFHDAANSIATVVSTGVLKPQHAVAMAAFFNFIAILVFQLKVAATVGKGTIDPSIVDHYVIFGALVGAIAWNIITWWGGIPSSSSHALIGGLVGAALAKSGPTALITAGVLKTVAFILVSPLMGFILGSLLMLLFSWLCFRMSPAHVDRWFRRLQLVSASMYSLGHGGNDAQKTIGIIWLLLLTGGYMSTTDSSPPTWVIVSCYVAIGLGTLFGGWRIVKTMGQKITKLKPFGGFCAETGGAMTLFMAGALGIPVSTTHTITGAIVGVGSARRMSSVRWGLAGSIVWAWVLTIPASGLMAAAAWWIGKQIL
- a CDS encoding C40 family peptidase, with the protein product MQQTLFNQSWLKKARKFSPSFSLCFEQSKRSLLIFGSCSILTACASLPRFSSLPDFDKEVSAGLEDISIAAIGLVGVPYRYGGNTPKSGFDCSGLIAYVYKNAANKQMPRTTDEIGKVGQSLGNQTPAPGDLVFFNTQGGPHSHVGIYVGKGRFVHAPSKGGTVRLEKITSPYWSNRYTEARRVVQK
- a CDS encoding PhoH family protein, with amino-acid sequence MPLPPIPTQAADKVNISRQPKAELKKRPKRIEIEEVDEVTELVESSVSLDLEADDSQSLADIAIEKMRAPSKSNKKSSAPTAKSATRLRKIPDDGIIRLFVLDTNVLMHDPSALFRFEEHDVYLPMMTLEELDNHKKGMSEVARNARTVSRSLDQLVANTSGVLEEGIPLNKLGNKDATGSLYFQTQLNSITLPDGLPTGKADNMILGVVRELQQSRKDRQVVLVSKDINMRIKARALGLPAEDYFNDQVLEDRDLMYAGILQLPVDFWPKHGKDMESWSDAKSGTMFYRVTGPTVAHMMVNQFVYQENSDGGTPFYAQVREVQGRTALLQTLRDFSHQKNNVWSITARNREQNFAMNLLMNPDIDFVTLLGQAGTGKTLLALAAALEQVLDSKRYNEIIITRATVPVGEDIGFLPGTEEEKMQPWMGAFDDNLEVLHRNEDGAGEWGRAATQELIRSRIKVKSMNFMRGRTFVSKFLIIDEAQNLTPKQMKTLVTRAGPGTKIVCLGNIAQIDTPYLTEGSSGLTYVVDRFKGWRHSGHVTLARGERSRLADHAADAL
- a CDS encoding peroxiredoxin — its product is MSVALGKPIPYFEIPATSGLVFTPTACQGRKVVMYFYPKDSTPGCTVESMEFRDAIDDFTKANTLIVGISRDNLKSHENFKRKIELPFELLADTEETLCQMFGVMKMKNMYGKQVRGIERSTFLIDEEGVLRHEWRGLKIPGHVQDVLKAAIDL